Proteins encoded by one window of Pseudobdellovibrionaceae bacterium:
- a CDS encoding HNH endonuclease — MICVQKFCRVASSVFFSLFLILPQISQAFPLIPDRDMTPGHICEVSDPDFKEYRYYEQIPYCYRNVSSSRKKQIYAKYRIPKSCQHRYTIDHLIPLSIGGSNTDENLWPEHVLVKATRANLENQIYWSLRRGEITQEEAVETVLLEKNNVVQVLQSHNFKSGCDIPTL, encoded by the coding sequence ATGATTTGTGTTCAAAAGTTTTGTCGTGTCGCTAGTAGTGTATTCTTTAGTTTATTCCTTATTCTCCCACAAATTTCACAAGCTTTTCCTTTGATTCCTGATCGGGATATGACTCCTGGGCATATTTGTGAAGTCAGTGATCCTGATTTTAAAGAGTACCGTTATTACGAGCAAATTCCTTATTGTTATAGAAATGTAAGTAGCTCTCGAAAAAAACAGATTTATGCTAAATATCGAATCCCTAAATCTTGCCAACATAGATATACCATTGATCATCTGATCCCCTTATCTATCGGGGGAAGCAATACAGATGAAAATTTATGGCCTGAACATGTGTTAGTGAAGGCCACCAGAGCCAATCTTGAAAATCAAATTTATTGGTCGTTACGACGAGGTGAGATCACACAAGAAGAAGCAGTTGAGACTGTTTTGCTTGAAAAGAACAATGTAGTTCAGGTGCTCCAGTCTCACAATTTTAAAAGCGGCTGCGATATCCCCACGCTATAA
- a CDS encoding protein-glutamine glutaminase family protein, with product MRHLAFNLMYLILGQILVVNAWALDPNACKNPTKDGYTVQNVNSKDPISLMSHSDAVKLFNELKNPKYKIPYLNANNNCDARGHQISQILKSKYNISTIKIFVEAVNEVHYGAGAPSFMRDDFVDDGSRVVLDAKDILGNYHTWSYHTAPAVCVRKNGKDELYVFDLSLFSEPVPYNTWKNKMTDGLSPSAYEVSSTNMYSMMRQGPDQPAKTQFENWETSMMKDALSKDWSGHQRLLRQHPTASSPTHQTTIN from the coding sequence ATGAGACATTTGGCGTTTAACCTAATGTATTTGATCTTAGGACAGATTTTAGTTGTTAATGCTTGGGCACTTGATCCGAATGCGTGTAAGAATCCGACTAAGGATGGCTATACTGTGCAAAATGTGAACAGCAAAGATCCTATCAGTTTGATGTCTCATTCTGATGCAGTTAAACTTTTTAATGAGCTTAAGAATCCAAAATATAAAATTCCATATTTGAATGCCAATAACAATTGTGATGCTCGAGGGCACCAGATTTCTCAAATTTTAAAAAGCAAATATAATATTTCTACCATTAAAATTTTTGTTGAAGCTGTAAATGAAGTCCATTACGGCGCGGGAGCCCCATCTTTTATGCGTGATGATTTTGTAGATGATGGTTCACGTGTTGTATTAGACGCCAAAGATATTTTAGGAAACTATCACACATGGAGCTACCACACCGCTCCTGCCGTATGTGTAAGAAAAAATGGCAAAGATGAACTGTACGTCTTTGATCTCTCTTTATTCTCTGAACCTGTTCCCTATAACACATGGAAAAATAAAATGACTGACGGATTGTCACCATCAGCCTACGAAGTTTCAAGCACAAACATGTACTCTATGATGAGACAAGGCCCCGATCAACCTGCAAAAACTCAATTTGAAAATTGGGAAACCTCAATGATGAAAGATGCTCTAAGTAAGGACTGGAGCGGTCACCAAAGACTTCTAAGACAACACCCCACAGCCTCAAGTCCCACCCATCAAACCACCATCAACTAA